From a single Brassica napus cultivar Da-Ae chromosome C9, Da-Ae, whole genome shotgun sequence genomic region:
- the LOC106350362 gene encoding uncharacterized protein LOC106350362, protein MADVKGKWICYEDDDKPIKLTYQGDSPTICDYRLSLIGKVLNPKKQYVVKLIQTMPAQWEMQDKITANDLGNGKFLLNFATEEDLQSVLRQGPFHYSFCMFVLVRWEPVVHDDYPWIIPFWVEITGIPLHLWTIGNLKNIGKRLGHIDTVEQLAGRMLIDVDTRRPLTFKRKIASPEGDEGWIQIHYEKIFKYGKTCGMVTHELALCPTKETTLAIQGAQSDVFSRVQLPANDVSRQSLLRDKETENRYGRDGYGRDGYGRRDHRSRSPLRERRADGGFMNDARAAYSRRDGKGDRKAWK, encoded by the coding sequence ATGGCGGATGTGAAAGGGAAATGGATATGTTACGAGGATGACGACAAGCCCATTAAATTAACATATCAAGGAGACTCTCCCACCATTTGCGATTACCGGCTTTCTCTAATCGGAAAGGTCCTGAACCCTAAGAAACAATATGTGGTGAAGCTCATTCAGACCATGCCGGCGCAGTGGGAGATGCAGGACAAGATCACTGCTAATGATCTTGGTAATGGCAAGTTCCTTCTGAACTTTGCGACGGAAGAGGATCTACAATCTGTTCTTAGGCAAGGTCCTTTCCACTATAGCTTTTGCATGTTTGTGCTCGTTCGTTGGGAGCCGGTGGTTCACGATGACTACCCTTGGATCATCCCGTTCTGGGTCGAGATCACGGGAATCCCTCTACACCTCTGGACGATAGGAAACCTCAAAAACATTGGCAAAAGACTAGGCCATATTGATACGGTGGAGCAGTTGGCAGGGCGTATGCTTATTGATGTTGATACTAGGAGGCCTCTCACATTCAAGAGGAAGATTGCATCGCCAGAAGGTGATGAAGGTTGGATCCAGATCCATTATGAAAAGATTTTTAAGTATGGTAAAACATGTGGAATGGTTACTCATGAGTTGGCTCTTTGCCCAACGAAGGAAACAACACTGGCCATTCAAGGAGCGCAATCTGATGTCTTCTCCAGGGTCCAGCTCCCGGCAAATGATGTATCTCGACAGTCCTTGCTGCGAGATAAAGAGACAGAGAATAGATATGGAAGAGATGGCTATGGAAGAGATGGCTATGGTAGGAGAGATCACCGTAGTCGATCGCCTTTGAGGGAGCGTAGGGCCGATGGCGGCTTTATGAATGATGCTAGGGCCGCTTACTCTCGCCGTGATGGTAAGGGGGATAGGAAAGCGTGGAAATAA